In one Mucilaginibacter ginsenosidivorax genomic region, the following are encoded:
- a CDS encoding GAF domain-containing protein: protein MIDDEIRLKAVERFKSLDLETDEEFKVLLQMASETCDAPIALLTLLDRDTQWLKIRNGIDIAQMPREISFCTHTIQSDEVMVVPDATTDLRFADNPLVTGQPAIRFYAGAPLITSHGQRIGSLCVVHMQPFNLNKQQILMLQMLSKQAMNLMELRIAVEMLNKNKLEFEAQRKILRNAEISQRSFFESAPNFHILLNKNAEVVDFNKVAYNFIEKMHREHLVKGAMFIKFIAPDFVNRFIEGFKSALAGQNVFEEGTTDYGQHGIIYWEASFETARDAANEIIGISYIIRDVSDRKVKEIRIIDQNRSLLKIAHLQAHEFRAPLTTIMGMIELIKSEDFNAPREYYNLLETAVLRFDDKIREVISGIDELILSGREDVYTS from the coding sequence ATGATTGATGACGAAATTCGTTTAAAAGCTGTTGAACGTTTTAAGAGCCTGGACCTGGAAACAGATGAAGAGTTCAAGGTACTTTTACAAATGGCATCCGAAACCTGTGATGCCCCTATTGCGTTGCTTACGCTACTGGATAGGGACACACAATGGCTTAAAATTCGTAATGGGATTGATATAGCCCAAATGCCGCGCGAGATTTCATTTTGTACCCACACCATTCAAAGCGATGAGGTAATGGTGGTGCCGGATGCAACTACCGATCTGCGCTTTGCTGATAACCCCCTTGTAACCGGCCAGCCTGCCATCAGATTTTATGCCGGCGCACCACTAATAACCAGCCATGGGCAAAGAATAGGCAGCTTGTGTGTGGTGCATATGCAGCCCTTTAACCTTAACAAACAGCAAATACTGATGCTGCAAATGTTATCCAAACAGGCTATGAATTTAATGGAGCTGCGGATAGCTGTTGAGATGCTGAACAAAAACAAATTGGAATTTGAGGCGCAACGGAAAATTTTAAGAAATGCCGAAATATCGCAGCGGTCTTTTTTTGAAAGTGCCCCTAATTTTCATATCCTGTTGAACAAAAATGCCGAAGTAGTGGATTTTAATAAGGTAGCCTACAACTTTATTGAAAAAATGCACCGGGAGCATTTGGTAAAAGGTGCCATGTTTATCAAATTTATAGCCCCCGATTTTGTAAACAGGTTTATTGAAGGCTTTAAAAGCGCACTGGCCGGGCAAAATGTTTTTGAAGAAGGCACAACCGACTACGGACAACACGGCATAATTTACTGGGAGGCATCGTTTGAAACAGCCCGGGATGCAGCCAATGAAATTATAGGTATATCCTACATTATCCGCGATGTAAGCGACCGTAAGGTTAAGGAGATAAGGATTATCGATCAAAACCGGTCGTTATTAAAAATAGCCCACCTGCAGGCGCACGAATTCCGGGCGCCGCTTACCACAATAATGGGGATGATTGAGCTCATCAAATCAGAGGATTTTAATGCCCCCAGGGAATACTATAACCTTCTTGAGACTGCTGTACTCAGATTTGATGACAAAATACGGGAGGTGATCAGCGGGATAGATGAACTGATATTGTCGGGCAGGGAGGATGTTTATACATCGTAA